In Marinobacter salinisoli, the DNA window GGTGTCCAGGTCGGTGATGAAGTGGCTGCTGATGGCGCCGGAACCGCGGGCCTCGTATTCCGACATCGCCAGGCGCTGGAGGCGGCCCAGCATCCGCGACCGGAGCCGGAACACCACGTCCTTGGATACTTTGGAGAACTCCCGGGACTGCAGCACGTTGAAAGCCAACGCACCAAGCCGCAAAGCAAAGGCCGCCAACACCATCAAACCGATGTATACCACCGGCTTGTGCCAGGCCTGAGGCAACAGCTGATCCATCACCGGCAACACCGGCCCGCTTTCCTGCAACAGCACCTCATCCACCAGCACCGGCAGCAACAAAGGCACCGGCACACTCAGCACCGTTGCCATGATCGCCAGCAGATTAGCCCGCACCAGCCGGGGCTTGTGACGAAGCGCAAGCTCAAACAGATCCCGCCAGCGGTAACGATGGCCGGCGTGATCGGAATCGGCTTGCGGTAGGGCAGAATTCGGTTGTTTCAAGGGACCTCCTGACGCACTGCCATGTGACCCATACGTGCAGGCCACCGCATCAGTCTACCCGGATAGCGGGTGCTGCGCAGGCTCTCAAGTTCTGTCATTATGAGCGACTCGTTTTTCTGACGGATCAGGGCAAAGGCCAGCTGTGAAACACGATTGCGATTATCACCCCGGGGACCCCGCCAAGTGGCACTGCAGCGCGTGCCAGAAACATTACTGCAGCCGCTGCATGCCCGACGCCAACCCACGGCAACGTCGGGGCCAGTGTCCGAACTGCAATCAGCTCATGCGTTATCTCGGTGCGGCAACCCAGGTGGTGCCGTTCTGGAAGCGTATCGGTGCGTTTTTCCGGTATCCGTTTTACAGCGACCCGCTGATCGTCATTGCCATCTGTACCCTGGTGCCGGCCCTGGCACCGGCCAGTTTTGTCGGCTGGCTGGTCTGGGTGGTGCTGGCCATTGCCCTGCTCAAGTATACCTACGAAGTCATCAATCATACCGCTGAGGGGCATCTGAAACCGCCCCCCGTGTCGGTAGCCTTTACCGGCAGCGGTTTTGAAATTGTCTTCCTGCAGTTCCTGGTGTTTTTCCTGATGGGGGCCCTGGTGAGCAGCGCCGGCATGCTGGGCGGGCCCATTCTCGGCCTGATTGCGCTGGCGTTTGTTGTACTGGTGCTGCCCGCCAGCATCATGCTGCTGGCCACCGAGCGAAGCGTCAAAGCGGCGGTCAATCCGTTCCACCTGACCGCCCTGATTGCCCGCATCGGTACGCCCTACTTCCTGCTCTATGGCTACCTGATCCTGCTCACCATGGCCTCGGGTACGGCTCAGGATTTTGCCTATACCCACTTTCCGTCCTGGCTGTCCCAGTCGGTGGCGGGTTTCCTGAACAGCGCGTTCACGCTCATTCTGTTTCATATGCTGGGGTATCTGCTGTTCCAGTATCAGGAAGAACTCGGCTTTGCGTCTGACCTGCAGGATGGCAGCGAAGCGGACGCCGCGCAGGACCGGGACAGAAACACCCGCTTCGACGCCGATCTGGATATCAACCTGAAAGACGGCAATTACGACCGGGCCCAGTCCATGCTCAAGGATGCCCTGCGCCGTGAGCCCGGCAACGCGTTGCGCCTTGGCCAGCTGTACCAGCTACTGACGGCCCGCAACGATCGGGCTGAACTGAACCGCTATCATCCCCGCATTCTGGCCTGGCTGGCCGAGCGCAACGACGCCGATGGTATGGCGGCGCTGCTGCGGACCCTGCAACAGGCCGATCCTCAGTTTCAGCTTGACGACCCGGAACTGACCCTGCGCTGTGCCCGCACCCTGTACCACCGCAGCCAGTTCAGGCAATCGCTGAAGCTGTTGCAGGATTTTCACAAACGCTTCCCCAACAGCGAACACCTCGCCCCGGCTTATCAGCTGGCGGCCCAGGCGCTGGCAAACGGTCTGGATCAGTGGGAAAAGGCAAAAGCGTACCTGATGTTTATTCACAAGCGCTGCGCGGATCATCCGCTGCACGGCCAGATTGCGGAAAACCTGAAGCAGGCCGAAAGGAAGGAACCCATCAAGGAGCCACGAGCCAGCTTCGCGACCCCCTGAGAGCGACGATCTGACCTAATAGGCCTGCATCAGTTGCTGATAGTGGCGGGCCTTCGGAACCATCTGTCGTTTTTCGAACTCGGTCGCCAGCAATCGGCATGCCTCCGACGCCAGGATCTGGTCCCCGGCATGGCGCAGCCGTTCAAACGCTTTCTCGGCGGCTTTCAGATCGTCGTGTTTCAGGCTGATAAACAACACCCGGTTATGGTCCTTGGCGCTCAGGGGCTGATGCGGCTCGCCCTTGCTGAGATATTCCTGCCATATCGATACCATCCGCTCCGGCTGATGCCGGGCGATGGCGTCGTCCATCAGCTCCCGTGCACGGTTGCGGTAGTCCGGCAGATCTGGCCGCAACTTGGCAAGCTGGTACAGATGCTCCAGCAGGATGGGGCGATCCGGGTACCGGGTCTTGAGCGCCGCGAACTGCCGCCGGGCAGTGTCGAACTCCATGCGGCTCAGGCTACCCATGGCCTGGGCGTAGCCGCTGGTAAACCGGGCGTCCTTTTCTTCGTCCTCGGGTTCAAAGAACTCCTCCCGAATCTGCATCCAACTGCGGCCAAACAGCCACACCAGCACGGCTCCGGCCACCAGCCCACCCGCGTGGGCCATATAAGCAATCCCGGTGGCGCCGGCAAACCAGTAGTCGTACATTTCCTTGCCCACCCACACCGGCAACATGGCAATGGCCGGGGCGCGGAAGTAGTTGAAGTACACCAGCAGAAAGTAAAAAAAGCGGATTTTCCGCAGCCCGTAGATGGCCACGTACATGCCCATCAAGCCGGAGATGGCGCCGGATGCCCCGACCAGCGGCACCGCGCTGTTCCAGTCGAAAGCGGCGAACGCCAGCCCGGCCAGAACGCCGCAAAACAGGTAAGCCAGCAGGTAACGCCCCGCACCGAGGGCCTTCTCGACCGTGAAACCGAGCAGGAACAGAAACAGCAGGTTGCCCAGCAAGTGGCCCCAACCGCCGTGCAGGAACTGGTGAGTGATCAGGCTGTGCAGGGACATCTCAGCCGGAATCAGGCCGGATTCAAAAGCACTGATCTCGCTGATGTAATCCCGCTCCAGGGCCATCCGCTGTTGGTGCCAGAGCTGGCGCTCCTGCGGCGCCCAGATGATGTCGTGGCTTTGCTGCAGGTACTGGAAAAACTCTCGATCGAACAGCAGCAGGTAGGCGATCCATTCCTGTTCGTTCTCGCTGCGCAGCTGCTGGAATTCCTGCAGCTGGTACACCCGGTCTTCGGCCGCTTCAAACTGAATCTGGCGCTCCAGATAATCCTCATAGGCCGGTGCTTCCAGCGCCGGAAGGTCCGATGCCAGGTACTGTTCGATCAGCTCATGCTCGATTTCGGCGTCGCCCGACTGATAAAACACGAACACCAGCATGCAGGTCAGCATCAGGCCCAGCGTGACCCAGGGCGGGCGTTTCCAGTTCAGTTGGTTTTCAGCGGGGATTAACAGCATAGGCGTTCACAATTCATCATTTTCTGTCCCTGAAGATCCGTTTTGTACCACAGTAACGTCATCTTTTCGCGCTGAAATAATCCTCAAGCGAAGAGCACCGACGGTGTCACATTTCTGGCCGTTGGCTGCTCGACCTTTCGCCAATTGCCGTTATTCACACGAACCCGAATAGTGGGCGTGAATAACAACAAAAACAGGCCGTTGCACTTTGAGGATATGCCCGATGACCGTACTTGTTCTGGACAACCCGGAGCTGTTCGCCCAGGCCGCCAGCCTGGCCGCACACCTGAATCCCACCCCAAACGCCGGTGCACCTCGCCCGCACCGGATGAAATTTCACTACGGCTTTAACAAGCACGGCCTCAGTGACGCGGACCTGGCCATGATCGGCCAGCATGCGTTGTACCTGCGACAGAATCCGGGCGTTGTCGTCCGGATTCACGGCCACTCGGACAATTTCGGTGCGGAAGACTACAACCAGTTTCTGTCCCGACTGCGCGCCCACACCGTTGCCCGTTTGCTGCTTCAGGCCGGTGTCGGGGAGGCTCAGATTCTGCAGGCCGGCTGGGGCTCATCCCGTCCCCTGGCAACCCCCGAGGACCATGCCGCCAATCGCCGGGTAGAGCTGGAGTACCTGACCCACAGCGCCACCCAGGCGCTGCCCGGCTGACAGCAACAAAAACGGGGCCGAAGGCCCCGTTGTTTTTACCCTGCAAACTGACGGCTCAGCCGTACACCTTCCAGACATTCCACAACAGCAAAATGGCGGTCGCCAGAATGGCCAGCCAGGTCACAATGATTCCGATGAAACGCGCCCAGTGGGTTTTCCCCTGCCCCTGGAACATGCCGTAGGCGTGCAGAATCCGGCTGGTGACAAACGCCATACCGATCCAGTAAATCAGCCCACTGGGCACACCATTGAGCTCGGCGATACCCAGCATCAGGAGCGCCAGAGGCGCATACTCAACCAGATTGGCCTGAGCCCTGACCGCCACCAGAAACTCCCGGTCATCGGTCCAGCCCAGGCCCTTCTTGTACTTGAACCGGCACCGGACCACCAGCATGGACAACACCAGCAACAGAATGCCGGTCACCGCTGCGAAGACACCCGTTATGGGTACGATCATTGTCAGGCCTTTTTGATTTTATTGACGATGGCCAGCAGGATAATGGCCCCCACCGTTGCGGTTACCAGCTCGCCCACCGCGCCCTGGGCCGCCAGCCCCAGCAGCCGAAATACGAAGCCGCCAATAAACGAACCAACAATGCCGATACCAACATTGGCCAGTACCCCAAATCCCCGGCCTTTCATGATCAAACCGGCCAGCCAGCCGGCCACACCACCGATAATCAGAAACAGAATCAGATTCATCTTGGGTCTCTCCCTGAAAGTCATTGAACGAGGCGTTCAGACAGCCAAAGACTGCCCGGTTTAAAAGGGTGCTTCAAGCGGTTTTTCAGGGCTTTACGTTCTTGTCGAGGTCGGCGATGGTTTCCGACATCAGGCGATGACACCGGTTCATCAGGTCCGACAGATCACTGGTGTTCAGCCCTTCGGTCTCAATCGGCGGCAGAATGCGCACCGGAACGGTTTCCCGGCGCCCGGTCCACCCCACGGTTTTGTCGGCGTAGTGGGCGGCACAAATCATGGTGATAGGCGCACCCGAGGCGATGGCGGCGTGAAAGGCGCCCTTTTTGAACGGCAGCAGACCGCGGCCCTTGCTGCGCGTGCCCTCCGGAAACACCCAGAAACTCTTGCGATCACGGGCGATGGCCTCGCTGGTGGTTTTCATCTGCGCCACCGCCTTGTGGGAACGGGAACGGTTCAGAATAACGTTGCCACCGAGCCAGAAGACCTGGCCGAAAAACGGAATCCACACCAGCGACGACTTGCCGGCAACCACCCCGCGCTTGGGCAGCAGATCCGCCAGCACGAACAGGTCGTCGTTGTGCTGGTGGTTGGCAATAACCACCGTCGGGCGATCCGTTGGCATGTTCTCCATGCCCTGCAGCGGGCGCTTCATACCCAGGATCCAGCGGCCAAATCGCGCCACCGTCACCGCCAGCAAGCGGTTATTATCCGGATTAAACGGTCGGGCCAGGTAAGGAATCAGTGCAAAAAAACAAATAACAGGAACACTCAACCAAGCCAGTAATTTTCGAATAATGCCCATGCATACCGCTCTTACAACAATTTTGGCGCACAAGTGTACGCGATCGTTAAAGCCCGGCAACAGTATCAATTGGTAACAGCTTGCGTGCGGACACGGCCGCACCGTTTCTCTGTTCAGGACGGGTTGCCCGGGCCTCAACCACGTATCGCAGCGGGCCCCCGCTCGTCATCCCGTCAAACGGGTAACAGGTCACCAGTATCAGGCTGTCGGGTGCCAGCTGGCCGGGATTCAGCTGATGGCGCCGGGCGTCGATCACCCGACTCGACACCACGCGGAAATCGCGCCAGCGCCCGTCACGGCTCTGCAACTGCACCAGATGCCCGGGCTGCAGCCGCTGAAGGGGTTTGAAGTGCGTATCCCGGTGGCCGGCAAGCACTACCGGCCCGGAGCCGTTCTGATAACCGTAGAACCAACCTGGCCCAAACGCCAGACTTTCCCCGTGACTGCCGGACAGCACAATCATCGACTGCGCCTGCTCAGGCAGGCTCAGACGCGCCACCGGCCAGGTGTCGGCCCAGGGCCAGGGACGAACCTCGGTCTGCCGCGCCTGACTCTCGGCCCAGGCCATGGCCAGCAGCTCCTGCGCGACCAGCGCCTTGAGCGGTATCCAGAGCCCGGCCATCAACACGCCGGACGACACCACAAACACCATCAGCCAGATGCGCTTCATGACCGTGCTCTCCCCGGCAGCCAGCCCAGCATAAGCGCCAGCAGCGCGCCGGCCAGGCCCAACACAATCAGCAGCGGGGCGCCGGTGGCCGTCTGCGGGTAGCGCAACATTCCCGACTGCGCACCCGCGGGTAACAGCGTTGGCAGGTGTTCAGTAGCCACCGGCGTGCCGGCAGAACGAACAGGCTGTCGATCCACCGCGACAAAGGCCGTATAGGGAGACAGCACGCCATGGTCGAGGGATACCCGGGTAATGCGGTCTTTATCCGGGTCGACACCAGCCAGATGGGCGCTGTCGAGCAAGTGACCGATTTTCTGCCTTGCCCACAGGCGCTGGAGGCCCTCGGCATCGCTGGCCTGCTGCAAATCAACCCGCTTTTCCCAGCGACGGCCCCCGGATACGCGGCCGGACACCGTCAGCTCGCCGGCCGGCTCCTGCCCCCTCACCACCTGAACCAGCGGTTCCCCGAGGTACAGGTCTCCCGGCCGGGCGGGGAAGCTTTCGATGGACTGTCCCTGGCCTGGCCACTGCACCTGAAGATCGCTCAGCACCGGCGCTTGCATTGCTGAAAACAGCTGCTGCAGCGGTGCACTGACATCCGCCGGATCTGCGATGGCCGTGTACTGCCCCCGCCCCCAGCGTGCCGCTTCGCGCATGAAATGCATGTTCGGCGCCGAGCCGATGCCCACGGTGAACAGGCGCTGATCACCCAGTTGCCGGCGAATCTGGGCAAACAGGGCCGCTTCGTTACCCACCGCACCGTCGGTGACAAAAACCACCTGGCGAACCCGCTCGCCGCGTTCCCCGACCGCGCCCTGCAGCGCCAGCTGCAGGGCATGGGTCATTTCCGTGCCGCCGTCGGCGTATAGGCCGTCCACATAGCGCCGGGCCCGGGCGAGGTTCTGGCCAGTCGCCATTTGAGGCTGCATGAACAGGGCATGGGCCTGATTGTTAAAGTGAATGACATTGAAGCGATCGTCCGGCGTCAGAGTCGACAAGCCCCACTGCATGGCCGCCTTGGCCTGACGAATGGGATGGCCGGCCATGGAACCCGAGGTATCCATGACAAACACCAGTTCCCGGGGCAGCCGAGGCGACTGGGAAGACCCCGGCATCACCATGGCCATCAGATAATTCTCGTCCAGCCAGGTCTGATGAAAGAGGGCCACCTCAGGCTCGCTGCCCACCAGGGCCTGCCAGCGCACCACCAGATCCCGGTCCATCACAATGCGCCCCTGTTGCGGCCGAACCTCAACGCGCTGGCCATCCACCCGGGTATTTACCCGGTGTGTCGGGCTATCGACCGAAGCCAGTGCGATCCCGGCATCAATGCTCAGGGCAAGCGTTGCCCGGTGGCTGTCCTGAGGCAGGTCACTGGCGCGCACGGTAAATGGGCTGATCTGGGCAGCATCCGGTACTTCGGTGGTCGCTGCCGCCCAGCCACCGGTGGGCAAGGCTGCGGTCATGGGCTGCCCCGGCATGTAGCGGGGCGTCAGCGTGGTCGGCACCCGTATTTCGAATACGCCGGCGCGGTAATCCACCGGCTGCTGGTAGCGCAACTCCACTGCAACGGCCTCCCCCGGGGGTATGTTGGCAACCCGGGCCGTGAACAGGTTGGGCCGTTGCTGTTCCAGATTCGCCGCCTGCTGACCGGCCGCCCTGGCGGCCTGGTAACGCTTGCGGGCCTCGGCCCTGGGCTGAATATCACCCTCGATGGTGCGCTCACCCACGGTCATGGTCAGACCGTGGACACTGGCGTTGTCCGGCAGGGGAAACACAAACACGCCTTCTTGCCAGTGATCGCTCTGGTTGAGAAAACGACGGCTCAGCCGGGTGGCGGCAATCAGCCCGCTGACCTGAATATCGAAGTCGCTGTCCAGAATCAGCGCCGGTTGTTTCCACTGGCCCTGCTGATCGACAAAGTACAGGGTGCCGGAACCCTGCGTGCGGATCTGGTTTGCGTCCGCATAGAGCGGATGCACCAGCAGCATGAATGAGAATGCCAGCCAGACGCCGAGTCCCTCCGCGAGGCGCCGCAGCAGACCCCGGGAGCA includes these proteins:
- a CDS encoding MAPEG family protein translates to MIVPITGVFAAVTGILLLVLSMLVVRCRFKYKKGLGWTDDREFLVAVRAQANLVEYAPLALLMLGIAELNGVPSGLIYWIGMAFVTSRILHAYGMFQGQGKTHWARFIGIIVTWLAILATAILLLWNVWKVYG
- a CDS encoding lysophospholipid acyltransferase family protein translates to MGIIRKLLAWLSVPVICFFALIPYLARPFNPDNNRLLAVTVARFGRWILGMKRPLQGMENMPTDRPTVVIANHQHNDDLFVLADLLPKRGVVAGKSSLVWIPFFGQVFWLGGNVILNRSRSHKAVAQMKTTSEAIARDRKSFWVFPEGTRSKGRGLLPFKKGAFHAAIASGAPITMICAAHYADKTVGWTGRRETVPVRILPPIETEGLNTSDLSDLMNRCHRLMSETIADLDKNVKP
- a CDS encoding rhomboid family intramembrane serine protease; translated protein: MLLIPAENQLNWKRPPWVTLGLMLTCMLVFVFYQSGDAEIEHELIEQYLASDLPALEAPAYEDYLERQIQFEAAEDRVYQLQEFQQLRSENEQEWIAYLLLFDREFFQYLQQSHDIIWAPQERQLWHQQRMALERDYISEISAFESGLIPAEMSLHSLITHQFLHGGWGHLLGNLLFLFLLGFTVEKALGAGRYLLAYLFCGVLAGLAFAAFDWNSAVPLVGASGAISGLMGMYVAIYGLRKIRFFYFLLVYFNYFRAPAIAMLPVWVGKEMYDYWFAGATGIAYMAHAGGLVAGAVLVWLFGRSWMQIREEFFEPEDEEKDARFTSGYAQAMGSLSRMEFDTARRQFAALKTRYPDRPILLEHLYQLAKLRPDLPDYRNRARELMDDAIARHQPERMVSIWQEYLSKGEPHQPLSAKDHNRVLFISLKHDDLKAAEKAFERLRHAGDQILASEACRLLATEFEKRQMVPKARHYQQLMQAY
- a CDS encoding class GN sortase, which produces MKRIWLMVFVVSSGVLMAGLWIPLKALVAQELLAMAWAESQARQTEVRPWPWADTWPVARLSLPEQAQSMIVLSGSHGESLAFGPGWFYGYQNGSGPVVLAGHRDTHFKPLQRLQPGHLVQLQSRDGRWRDFRVVSSRVIDARRHQLNPGQLAPDSLILVTCYPFDGMTSGGPLRYVVEARATRPEQRNGAAVSARKLLPIDTVAGL
- a CDS encoding OmpA family protein: MTVLVLDNPELFAQAASLAAHLNPTPNAGAPRPHRMKFHYGFNKHGLSDADLAMIGQHALYLRQNPGVVVRIHGHSDNFGAEDYNQFLSRLRAHTVARLLLQAGVGEAQILQAGWGSSRPLATPEDHAANRRVELEYLTHSATQALPG
- a CDS encoding marine proteobacterial sortase target protein; translated protein: MIVLKRPQPASSPAPCSRGLLRRLAEGLGVWLAFSFMLLVHPLYADANQIRTQGSGTLYFVDQQGQWKQPALILDSDFDIQVSGLIAATRLSRRFLNQSDHWQEGVFVFPLPDNASVHGLTMTVGERTIEGDIQPRAEARKRYQAARAAGQQAANLEQQRPNLFTARVANIPPGEAVAVELRYQQPVDYRAGVFEIRVPTTLTPRYMPGQPMTAALPTGGWAAATTEVPDAAQISPFTVRASDLPQDSHRATLALSIDAGIALASVDSPTHRVNTRVDGQRVEVRPQQGRIVMDRDLVVRWQALVGSEPEVALFHQTWLDENYLMAMVMPGSSQSPRLPRELVFVMDTSGSMAGHPIRQAKAAMQWGLSTLTPDDRFNVIHFNNQAHALFMQPQMATGQNLARARRYVDGLYADGGTEMTHALQLALQGAVGERGERVRQVVFVTDGAVGNEAALFAQIRRQLGDQRLFTVGIGSAPNMHFMREAARWGRGQYTAIADPADVSAPLQQLFSAMQAPVLSDLQVQWPGQGQSIESFPARPGDLYLGEPLVQVVRGQEPAGELTVSGRVSGGRRWEKRVDLQQASDAEGLQRLWARQKIGHLLDSAHLAGVDPDKDRITRVSLDHGVLSPYTAFVAVDRQPVRSAGTPVATEHLPTLLPAGAQSGMLRYPQTATGAPLLIVLGLAGALLALMLGWLPGRARS
- a CDS encoding GlsB/YeaQ/YmgE family stress response membrane protein yields the protein MNLILFLIIGGVAGWLAGLIMKGRGFGVLANVGIGIVGSFIGGFVFRLLGLAAQGAVGELVTATVGAIILLAIVNKIKKA